From Polynucleobacter sp. MWH-P3-07-1:
GAACCCCGACGTTATACCGATAGAGTTTCGTAAGGCGATGGGTAATCGCGTCTATGGCTGCGATGACTGCCAACTGATCTGCCCTTGGAATAAATTTGCCCAACGCAGTGCCTTGCCTGATTTTGCTGCGCGCCACGGCTTGGGTAGCGCCTCATTGCTGGAGTTGTGGTCATGGACAGAAGCACAGTTTGAGCAACGCCACGAGGGTAGTGCGATTCGGCGCATTGGCTATACAAAGTGGCGTCGCAATTTAGCAGTTGCCCTTGGTAATGCATTGAGCTCGGGTATATCTGAAGATGAAAAAGAGAATATTCGGGAAGCGTTAATAGAGGCTTTGGATACTGCAGCTCATACTTCCCCGTTGGTGATAGAGCATATCGAATGGGCTCTCGCACAATCTGCAAGCGCTTGTTAAGTCCTCTTACAATAGTCCGATGTCTTCATTAACCCAACACCAGCACTCCGACTCTGCCGACAATGGGCGCGATGGACCAAGTCAGAATCGCTATGTCAATCGTCAGGATGCGTTTTGGTCAGGCATCAAACATGCTGCGGGCGCTCCAGCCATTGTTTTGTTTGCTGGCATGGTGGGTTTTGGAGCCATGGGTAAAACCAATGGCTTTGATGTATGGTTCCCCGCGTTGACTAGCTTGTTGATGTTTGCTTTGCCTGGGCAAGTTGTTCTCATGGAAATGGTGATGACAGGATCCTCCGTCATTGCAATTGCTTTAGCGGTGACCTTAACTTCTACACGCTTCATCACGATGACGGTGACGCTCTTTCCTCAATTGCATGAAAAAGATCGCAATCGTAATTTATACGCATCAGTCCATATGCTTGCAATGACAGTATGGTCCATGACCATGCGCGAGTTTCCTTCGATAGAACGCAAGCATCGACTCAATTATTTCTTGGGATTTGGTTTGGTCTGCTGGTTGATGAGTATTCCGGGAACGATCTTAGGTTACTACCTCGCTGCATGGGTTCCTGCCGCAATCACTCTGGGTCTGATTTTTATTAATCCTCTATTTTTTCTCTTGACTTTCACGGATGTGAAGCCTTGGGTGAATCGGATTGCGATTGCCCTGGGCTGCATACTAGGGCCGATCTTTTATTTTGTTGATCGTGATTCCAGTTTGTTGGCTGCCGGAATTATTGCTGGAACCTTGGCCTATTACATTGATCGTAAGATGATTCGTAAACGTCCAGGAGTCATCGGATGATGCCCAACGTTATTCATGGTTGGCAGCTGGCCCTTGCCTTAGGCGGAGCCTGTTTAGGGACCTACTTCTGTCGCGCAATTGGCGTGCTTTTATCAGGACATATCAACCAAGATACCGAATTTTTCCGCTGGCTTGCCGCAGTGACCTATGCAATGGTAGCGGCCTTGACCATTCGGCTAATTTTGCTGCCCGTCGGAATGCTCCAGAATGTATCGTTGTGGATGCGTATCCTCATATGCATTATTAGCCTCGGGGTCATGGTTTCTAGGCCCCAGCGCCGTTTATCGGCCGCACTGCTGGTAGGAACGGGCCTGATGGTCTTATACGGCGCAACCCACTAGCCCTTATAATTACAGCAATATTTGTTATTAATGACATATCAATAGAACTTGAAAGAAGAACGATGTTAGCTACCAAACCTTATTTGACACAGGCCGACGCACAGAAGATTCTGGATGCAGCAAATCAGTACGCAGCAGAAAATAATTTCGCGGTCACCATTGCGGTTTGTGATGACGGTGGCCACCTATTAGGCTTGATTCGTCGTGATGGCTGCGCGCACATCTCCTCCTACATTGCTCAAGAGAAAGCGCGTACTGCAGCAATGGGCAAACGTGAAACTCGCGTTTACGAAGAGATTATTAATAATGGCCGTACTGCTTTTGCATCGGTTCCCCACAGCATGGGAATGTTAGAAGGCGGAGTCAATATCGAGGTAAATGGTTTTACCATCGGCGCAGTCGGCGTTTCCGGCGTTAAATCGGCCGATGATGCTGCTACTGCAAAAGCAGGCATTGCTGCCATCCTTTAAGTTACCTTGACTAATACCCCTACCGAAATTTCTACTGAAACGACTCCTCAAGCAACAATCACCTTTGCTGATTTTGGCTTAGACCCGCTCATTCAAAAAGCGGTATCTGAACAGGGCTATACCAGCCCAACTCCCATTCAAGCGCAAGCGATCCCCCATGTTTTATTGGGGCAGGATCTGATGGGCGCTGCCCAGACCGGTACTGGCAAAACTGCTGCATTCGTATTGCCTATTATTCAGCGCATTTTGCGTCATGCAAGCAGTAGCGCTTCACCGGCTAGGCATCCCATTCGAGCTTTAGTTTTGACGCCGACTCGCGAGTTAGCAGTGCAGGTTGCAGAGAATGCAGCGAACTATTCTCGTCATACCGATTTACGTTCAGCCGTAGTCTATGGTGGTGTGGATATGAAAGAGCAAGTCGCCACTTTGCGTGGGGGTATTGAGATTTTGATTGCCACGCCTGGTCGTCTCTTGGATCACATTGGCTCTAAAGTGGCCAACCTCTCTCAAGTAGAACTCTTAGTGTTGGATGAAGCGGATCGGATGCTGGATATGGGTTTCTTACCCGATCTACAGCGCATCATCAATTTGATTCCAGCGCAGCGTCAAACTTTATTATTCTCAGCTACTTTCTCGCCAGAGATTAAAAAACTGGCACAGAGTTATTTGCGCAATCCCGTGACGGTTGAAGTTGCGAGACAAAATGCTGCTGCCGATACCGTGCGCCAAGTGATTCATATGGTGCGATCGGGGGATAAAGAAAAAGCGATTGTGAAGATTTTGGCGTCGCGGACAGAACAAGGTTTATCCCGTCAGTGCATTATCTTTACCAATAGCCGGATGGGTTGTGGCAGATTGGCACGGGCTCTAGAGCGTGATGGCATCAAAGCCGGTGCGATTCATGGTGATAAGAGCCAAGGCGAAAGAACTTTAACTCTGGATGCCTTTAAGTCTGGTGCAATTGAAGCCTTGGTTGCAACCGACGTGGCAGCACGTGGCTTAGATATTCCAGCGATGCCGTGTGTGATTAATCACGAATTACCATTCAATGCCGAAGACTTTATTCACCGGATTGGCCGCACTGGACGTGCGGGTAGCACTGGTGATGCGATTGCCTTAGTTGACGAGAGTGAAAAA
This genomic window contains:
- a CDS encoding AzlC family ABC transporter permease — encoded protein: MSSLTQHQHSDSADNGRDGPSQNRYVNRQDAFWSGIKHAAGAPAIVLFAGMVGFGAMGKTNGFDVWFPALTSLLMFALPGQVVLMEMVMTGSSVIAIALAVTLTSTRFITMTVTLFPQLHEKDRNRNLYASVHMLAMTVWSMTMREFPSIERKHRLNYFLGFGLVCWLMSIPGTILGYYLAAWVPAAITLGLIFINPLFFLLTFTDVKPWVNRIAIALGCILGPIFYFVDRDSSLLAAGIIAGTLAYYIDRKMIRKRPGVIG
- a CDS encoding AzlD domain-containing protein is translated as MMPNVIHGWQLALALGGACLGTYFCRAIGVLLSGHINQDTEFFRWLAAVTYAMVAALTIRLILLPVGMLQNVSLWMRILICIISLGVMVSRPQRRLSAALLVGTGLMVLYGATH
- a CDS encoding heme-binding protein, translated to MLATKPYLTQADAQKILDAANQYAAENNFAVTIAVCDDGGHLLGLIRRDGCAHISSYIAQEKARTAAMGKRETRVYEEIINNGRTAFASVPHSMGMLEGGVNIEVNGFTIGAVGVSGVKSADDAATAKAGIAAIL
- a CDS encoding DEAD/DEAH box helicase, whose translation is MTNTPTEISTETTPQATITFADFGLDPLIQKAVSEQGYTSPTPIQAQAIPHVLLGQDLMGAAQTGTGKTAAFVLPIIQRILRHASSSASPARHPIRALVLTPTRELAVQVAENAANYSRHTDLRSAVVYGGVDMKEQVATLRGGIEILIATPGRLLDHIGSKVANLSQVELLVLDEADRMLDMGFLPDLQRIINLIPAQRQTLLFSATFSPEIKKLAQSYLRNPVTVEVARQNAAADTVRQVIHMVRSGDKEKAIVKILASRTEQGLSRQCIIFTNSRMGCGRLARALERDGIKAGAIHGDKSQGERTLTLDAFKSGAIEALVATDVAARGLDIPAMPCVINHELPFNAEDFIHRIGRTGRAGSTGDAIALVDESEKRLLDDIEKLMKRKLEIVPLPNIDIPGGQESDYEPRHRSPRSTRETSQRSYSTPKPSPAAADPFFSMPYESSKTVNQAENTDPQPEVKKVGIVPAKAPVGALLGGFKKK